A genome region from Erythrolamprus reginae isolate rEryReg1 chromosome 4, rEryReg1.hap1, whole genome shotgun sequence includes the following:
- the XNDC1N gene encoding protein XNDC1N — MAPLRIRYVVSFSSQDPKYPVENLLLDERVLPWLCCPLDRSRQLRAELQLEQAGCIGYIDVGNAGSAFLQVEVGRSSWPPDQDYLTLLPTTTLMVPADAKQDRNRSGVRMFKEGDLLAPALAEKWDRVRLTCSQPFNRHVQFGLAFIHIRSPEDLEERQGDPAAAPSPCQAAPESAPKPGVSSGAFGGSLSPARSSPGTQEETLLKSQWQQLDSVLLGKGLSPSALSHPARLVLKAAASGRKPAPPLPTGSPAPAAQSKEAGRGPRAAQSPRATGPQEEPSARSSRLKTKRRASQAGARRPKNGSRREGRPPSQRGKPPTWESEEDGEGESGRRGGEAVLAPCPICAGRFPAEVLPVHASTCGEEAEVVERAPSPPFAWGSWVECPLCQDPFPASEVEGHASSCGEEYA; from the exons ATGGCGCCGCTGAGGATCCGCTACGTGGTCTCGTTCTCTTCGCAG GACCCCAAATACCCAGTGGAGAACCTCTTGCTGGACGAAAGGGTTCTGCCCTGGCTCTGTTGCCCCTTGGACCGCAGCCGGCAGCTGAGAGCCGAGTTGCAGCTGGAGCAGGCCGGTTGCATTGGCTACATCGACGTAG GGAACGCCGGCTCTGCCTTCCTGCAGGTGGAGGTGGGCCGCTCCTCCTGGCCTCCAGATCAGGATTATCTCACCCTGCTCCCAACCACCACCTTGATGGTGCCGGCGGATGCCAAGCAGGACAGGAACCGCTCTGGGGTCCGGATGTTTAAAGAAG GGGACTTGCTGGCACCTGCGCTGGCAGAGAAGTGGGATCGCGTCCGGCTCACCTGCAGCCAGCCCTTCAACCGGCACGTCCAGTTCGGCCTGGCCTTCATCCACATCCGCAGCCCAGAGGACTTGGAGGAGCGCCAGGGGGATCCCGCAGCAGCCCCCTCCCCATGCCAG GCTGCTCCGGAGTCGGCCCCCAAGCCAGGGGTCTCCAGCGGAGCCTTCGGGGGGAGCCTCTCCCCTGCACGGTCATC GCCCGGCACCCAGGAGGAGACGCTGCTCAAGAGCCAGTGGCAGCAGCTGGACTCGGTCCTCCTGGGCAAAGGTCTGAGCCCGTCTGCCCTGAGCCACCCAGCCCGCCTGGTCCTGAAGGCAGCAGCCTCCGGCCGCAAGCCAGCCCCTCCCCTGCCCACCGGGTCTCCAGCGCCGGCTGCACAGAGCAAAGAGGCCGGGCGGGGCCCGAGGGCAGCCCAAAGCCCCAGGGCCACAG GGCCCCAAGAGGAGCCGTCAGCCAGGAGCAGCCGCTTGAAAACAAAGAGAAGAGCATCTCAGGCAGGTGCCAGGAG ACCAAAGAACGGTTCTCGGAGGGAGGGGAGACCCCCCAGCCAGAGAGGAAAACCACCCACCTGGGAAAGTGAGGAAGACGGAGAGGGAGAGAgcggaagaagagggggagaagcTGTGCTGGCCCCCTGCCCCATCTGCGCAG GTCGCTTCCCAGCCGAGGTCTTGCCCGTCCATGCCTCCACGTGTGGGGAGGAGGCGGAGGTGGTGGAGAgggccccttcgccccccttcgCGTGGGGGTCCTGGGTGGAGTGCCCCCTCTGCCAGGACCCCTTCCCTGCCTCCGAGGTGGAGGGCCACGCCAGCAGCTGCGGGGAGGAATACGCTTGA